The Leguminivora glycinivorella isolate SPB_JAAS2020 chromosome 1, LegGlyc_1.1, whole genome shotgun sequence genome includes a region encoding these proteins:
- the LOC125229120 gene encoding uncharacterized protein LOC125229120 isoform X1: MPLVHRLLVCEKMASAWRDRCCGVPYLRARCFFIGYLNLVASTVDLACHLVILSAVTNFFSCDVDINVLHNINWSWLEPLLVVMNIGTHGFYPFPLILGYYDSLGVRGTPHCYPGMVHLYLIDLINIMIHVVWLRLVVSYIKALHKKDADTMRMFFSVSVIKIILQLMYFTYTPLQFTMFSDTLYNSYWVLKALDIFVAIIFLMMMNSYIKAVRAEKTAPAHDRDQPPSYDECAARKTDDIP, translated from the exons ATGCCGTTGGTACACAG GTTGCTTGTCTGCGAGAAGATGGCGTCAGCTTGGCGAGATCGATGCTGCGGCGTGCCATATTTGCGCGCTAGATGTTTCTTCATAGGATATTTAAATTTG GTTGCCAGTACAGTGGATTTAGCTTGTCATCTCGTCATCTTATCGGCTGTTACGAATTTCTTCTCGTGTGACGTGGATATAAATGTT CTCCATAACATAAACTGGTCATGGCTGGAGCCACTGCTCGTGGTCATGAACATCGGGACCCACGGGTTCTACCCATTTCCATTAATTCTGGGCTACTATGACAGTTTGGGTGTCCGGGGCACCCCCCATTGCTACCCGGGCATGGTGCATCTGTATCTGATCGACTTAATTAACATCATGATTCATGTCGTGTGGCTGAGACTTGTGGTTTCCTATATCAAGGCCCTGCATAAG AAAGATGCTGACACCATGCGCATGTTCTTCAGTGTATCCGTGATCAAAATAATTCTGCAGTTGATGTACTTTACGTACACGCCGCTCCAGTTTACAATGTTCtcggacaccctgtataattcCTACTGGGTGCTCAAGGCTCTCGATATCT TTGTAGCCATCATATtcctgatgatgatgaacagCTACATCAAGGCCGTCCGCGCCGAGAAGACTGCGCCCGCGCACGACCGCGACCAGCCGCCATCTTACGACGAGTGCGCAGCGCGCAAAACCGACGACATACCTTAA
- the LOC125229120 gene encoding uncharacterized protein LOC125229120 isoform X2 codes for MASAWRDRCCGVPYLRARCFFIGYLNLVASTVDLACHLVILSAVTNFFSCDVDINVLHNINWSWLEPLLVVMNIGTHGFYPFPLILGYYDSLGVRGTPHCYPGMVHLYLIDLINIMIHVVWLRLVVSYIKALHKKDADTMRMFFSVSVIKIILQLMYFTYTPLQFTMFSDTLYNSYWVLKALDIFVAIIFLMMMNSYIKAVRAEKTAPAHDRDQPPSYDECAARKTDDIP; via the exons ATGGCGTCAGCTTGGCGAGATCGATGCTGCGGCGTGCCATATTTGCGCGCTAGATGTTTCTTCATAGGATATTTAAATTTG GTTGCCAGTACAGTGGATTTAGCTTGTCATCTCGTCATCTTATCGGCTGTTACGAATTTCTTCTCGTGTGACGTGGATATAAATGTT CTCCATAACATAAACTGGTCATGGCTGGAGCCACTGCTCGTGGTCATGAACATCGGGACCCACGGGTTCTACCCATTTCCATTAATTCTGGGCTACTATGACAGTTTGGGTGTCCGGGGCACCCCCCATTGCTACCCGGGCATGGTGCATCTGTATCTGATCGACTTAATTAACATCATGATTCATGTCGTGTGGCTGAGACTTGTGGTTTCCTATATCAAGGCCCTGCATAAG AAAGATGCTGACACCATGCGCATGTTCTTCAGTGTATCCGTGATCAAAATAATTCTGCAGTTGATGTACTTTACGTACACGCCGCTCCAGTTTACAATGTTCtcggacaccctgtataattcCTACTGGGTGCTCAAGGCTCTCGATATCT TTGTAGCCATCATATtcctgatgatgatgaacagCTACATCAAGGCCGTCCGCGCCGAGAAGACTGCGCCCGCGCACGACCGCGACCAGCCGCCATCTTACGACGAGTGCGCAGCGCGCAAAACCGACGACATACCTTAA